Below is a window of Lacrimispora xylanolytica DNA.
GTTACCTAACCCTCACTACTTGAACCGGTTAATACCGGCGTAAGGAAGCATCAGTAGTCCCCTCCTGCGCATATAAAAGGAGGTATTTTTATGTCTTTTTTTCTGAATTACTCCGCTGAGAATGCGGAATATATGCTGACCACGGCAGGATATACAGCTGTGATCCTGTTGTTAGCAGCAGTCTTTTTTGGTTTTCAGTTCTTTTCAAAGTCCCAGGATACAACGCCTCATGTAAAGACCCAGCGTATGGTTTACTGTGCAGGCGCCATGGCTCTTTCTCTTGTGACTTCCTTTATTAAGTTTGCCTCACTTCCATTTGGAGGCTCCATCACCCTGTTTTCCATGCTGTTTATCTGCCTCATTGGCTATGTCTTCGGATTAAGAACAGGAATCATGACTGGGGTTGCTTATGGAATTTTGCAGTTTATCATGAATCCATATATATTCGCTCCCATTCAGGTGCTCCTTGATTATCCTCTGGCATTCGGTGCCCTTGGACTGTCTGGCTTGTTTCGCAATAAAAAGCATGGACTGGTGGCTGGATATATCACAGGCGTTATAGGACGATATCTCTTTCATGTAATCTCCGGTTACATATTTTTTGCTTCTTATGCACCGGAAGGTACCAATTCCATGATTTATACCCTGGTATATAACGCCACTTACATTCTCCCAGAGTTAATTGTAACCGTTATTATTCTTTATATGCCTCCTGTATTTAAGGCAATCACCCAGGTAAAGCGGCTGGCAGTAAGCGAATAAGCTTGATAAGAAGAAGGCGGCCTTTAAACCGTCCTCCAAACAACAGAACATAACATCTGACGTTTGGGGGACGGTTTTTTATGACAAAGAAATACTGTGCTCCTTTTCTGCCTCATCCTTAATTATTTTTCAACGACGTTTGATAGCTGCAATGCATTGTTGATATTTAATTAATAGGATGAATATTTTTTGTCCAGATATTCATATCTTCAAATGCACCGCATATATTACAATTATTTATTAACCTGCCTGCATATATGTATTCGTGTTTACATAACACCATATTAATGCCAGTATTTATAGCTCTGGACAGACTATATAAAGTAATAAAGTTCCTGTTTAAAAGCTCTGATTCCAACTCATTTATAATATTGGACAGAACCCCTTTTCCCCTGTATTCTGCATAGGTGGCGCAATCCGTCATTTCAGCATTCAGATTCACTATGTCCATATCCGCTGAAGCGATCCCAATTATCTTTCCCTCTAATTCAGCAATCTTATACAATACGTTTCTATTCATTGTTTGACTTAGATAATCCTCGTCATATACAGGGGTAGGATATGTCGAAAACACGGCTGAAAACAAAGCAGCGATTTCTCTTATATCTCTTTGTGTCGCGGTTCTAATGCTATATGGCAGAGTGTTACTGCCACCGGCAATATATTTTCCATGTTTCTTTATGCACTGCCTGACCAACATATCTTTCTCTACAGAATTAGCAGCAATTTTTCTTTTGCTGTCTATAAAATAGGACAAACAATATGCATCTTTTCCCTTGAAAAATCCAGCTATCTTTCCTTCGATATTAAATCCTGCCTCAGTAAATATCTTCAAATTAGATATATCGGTATTAACTATTATTTTACCCGCCTGATTTACCGTTGCAACGTCTATTATTTTTTCTAAGGCCTGAACCGATATGTTACTGGAATCAAGTATTTTCACGCGTTTATTCATGTTGTCCAGATATATTTTTATTGTATCTATTGTAATTTTACAATCATTTTCAGCATCACATTGAAATTTTTTCATGATATCTTGCTCTCCTGTCTATTCGTACATTGCTCGCTGGTATCAGGCAAGTACACTCATTTTTTAAGAGTTTCTCCACCCCCTTATATTCATCTTTTTTGTATTTATCACAAATACCACACTGCTTACATGTATGGGTTTTATCCACCGGTTCCGTATACGTACATATAACACCTTCATAGTTTCTTAGAATTACTTTTTCCGGCGATTGAGATATCACATATTGCGGATTAACTGGTATCTTACCACCGCCC
It encodes the following:
- the thiT gene encoding energy-coupled thiamine transporter ThiT, with the protein product MSFFLNYSAENAEYMLTTAGYTAVILLLAAVFFGFQFFSKSQDTTPHVKTQRMVYCAGAMALSLVTSFIKFASLPFGGSITLFSMLFICLIGYVFGLRTGIMTGVAYGILQFIMNPYIFAPIQVLLDYPLAFGALGLSGLFRNKKHGLVAGYITGVIGRYLFHVISGYIFFASYAPEGTNSMIYTLVYNATYILPELIVTVIILYMPPVFKAITQVKRLAVSE
- the ablB gene encoding putative beta-lysine N-acetyltransferase, which codes for MKKFQCDAENDCKITIDTIKIYLDNMNKRVKILDSSNISVQALEKIIDVATVNQAGKIIVNTDISNLKIFTEAGFNIEGKIAGFFKGKDAYCLSYFIDSKRKIAANSVEKDMLVRQCIKKHGKYIAGGSNTLPYSIRTATQRDIREIAALFSAVFSTYPTPVYDEDYLSQTMNRNVLYKIAELEGKIIGIASADMDIVNLNAEMTDCATYAEYRGKGVLSNIINELESELLNRNFITLYSLSRAINTGINMVLCKHEYIYAGRLINNCNICGAFEDMNIWTKNIHPIN